The Chitinophaga pinensis DSM 2588 region TGCAATGTCTACACGCCCCACAGCAGGTGCGACGGCACTTTCCATATCAGCACAGGCGGGCTCACCATAGTTTACAATCCCCTGGATGTCCGCCGCAAAGAACATACTGAACTGACCATATTGTACACGCACGCCACAACCCCCATTATTCTCATCGGGCAATACACCGCCTGTATTAGCGAAATGATTATAGACACCTTCTCCTGCTCCATTCCAGACAAATCCATTTGACATAATATTCCGGATATGAAAAGCAGGATATGCTTTCGCATCTTTTATCAACACAAATTGTTCTTTACTGCCTGTCTTAAACCGCTCTGCTTTCATTCCCTGCGTTGCAACCTGGTAGTCAATGAAATGGATATAATTCGCCATTTGCTGCAACTCCGCATCTTCCTGTTGCACATCTTTGGCAATCTCCTTTCTGAGATCAATCGGATAATTATAATCCGGATAACCACGATCTACTAACTTCCGGATGGGAATCCTGTCTCCCACGCCAGTGATACCTGTTAAATAATATTTGCCTGAAGCCGCAGCCGGTGCTGTCTTATACATTCCACCAAAATGATCATCATGAAAATGCGTGATCATTGCGTAATCTATCCAGGCATATGGATTGACAGCCTTAATATAATCTGCTATCCAGGCATAAGCCTGCTGACTGGTATCCGGCTGTAAAGGAACTGTACGCGCCGATCTCGTTCGTGCATCCACAGGATTCAGTTCTCCTGCGTCAATCAGCATAGTCGTACCGTCCGGCATGATCATAAATGCACAATCTCCTCTACCGGTATTAATAAAATGAATATCAAGATTTCCCTTATTCCAGGGCGTCAATGTCTGCGCCTTCCCGTATTGCATTATGACAAAACACAACAGGATGATCACTGTACTTTTATGAAAGCTGGTAAGCTGTATCATGATGATTGTTATTACTCCGGAAACAATGTTTTCCACAAGAAAATTCAGATGGCACAATATTAACAATGCACTTCCGCTAATTACATTACCAAATTATTAACAAAAGGTCCTAACCGCTTTGCATCAACAGATATATAGCTTTATCTTTGGAGATCAGAAATAAATTTTAACCATGGAGTTTGATTTCCCTATCCCACTATTTCTTACACTGAAAAAAGAGCTCGACACAATACGTAATGATATTGAGAAAGAAAAAGCAATCTGGAAAACTATAAGAGATACGCTGAGTGAAGCTGAGATGATGGAACTGGATGGCGACTTTTTCGATACTTTCGATAGCATACATTTATCAGCCACTGATATGTCACAAGCCGAACAAACCCTGACGCAACTTGTACATAAGGGAGCTTCTGCACACCTGATGACTAATCATGAGCTGGATGCACACAACGTAGGCATGTTGTCGCAGGATATCCCGATTTACAACAATGAACAGCTAAAATCAATCGTCCTTATTGTCAGAGCGGCTGTCATTGCAGGTGCAACCGTTGATCTGCAAAAAGCATATGTATTAAACGGAGGGATGAATGCATTAAACTATGTCTGCTCCTACCTCGGCATGGGTACTACTGGGCAAACTTACCATTTGGGCGAGATAAATTACCATACCCAAGAGCAGATCAGATGTTGCTACGATATATTCCCCTTACTGATATGCAAACCTGGTTTTGATTATCCGTATCATATGTTCATAAGTTCGCTAAAATACGCTCCGGAAGTCACTTCGCTTCAGGAAAATACCATATTAAGGATAATGGCGCTTGGCTGGACCCCATTTTCTGTGGAGATGGAGTATTTAAACCCTGGCATTTTTAATAACATCTTCACGATCAATCCCCAATGGCTCGGCCTGCTTTTCCCATATGAACACGAACAGTTGAAATATTACATAGATGCTGTAAAACGGGAGGCCAGTGCAGCTGCTGTGAAAATCCTGATCAACGGCGTCACCAGTAGTAACAAATCCCGAAAAGTTTTCCGTACCTTCTTTTCACAAAAAGTACATTGGTTCCTCAAGCTGATCGTCACCGATATGCCGGAGATTCTCTTCAATCTTGTGCAAAGAAATGAACGGGACATGTTGATCCCTTTTCTAAAATATTTTAAACGGGAAATTGCTTCGCTGCGTGATGAAAATAACCGTACGCTATTGGAGTATGCCATCAACTCAAAACGTGTAGTCGAAAATACAATCCAATTGATACAGCAGGCTATTCCTGCTGCTGGTAAATAAAGAGAGCGGTTCGCCTGAGGTGGACCGCTCTCTTTAAAAGCATTTCCCTTTTAGTTATGTAACCAACTTACCTTGACGCAAATTCCCCCGCAACTTGGCCTATCCACCTCCCCTTACATTAAACAATTCTGCCTAAGTTTGCATGATCAGTAACCAGCATATTACGTACAACAAATATCCTTGATACAAATCCGCAGGGCTGCCATGCCACAACATCCCGCGTAAAGGATACAGTCATCGTGATGCAATGATTCGATTCAATCCGCTTTCAATTCAATTACATATATGCAAACAACCAAGCAGTCCGCCATTGGCTTTATTTTTATCACCCTTTTAATCGACGTAATGGGATGGGGCCTCATCATCCCCGTTATGGCCGACCTTATTGCCCAGCTGAAGCACATACCGGTCAACCAGGCCAGTACCTATGGAGCGCTCCTGCTGTCTGTTTTTGCCATTACACAGTTCATCTTCGCTCCGGTAGTCGGCAACCTCAGCGATAAATATGGTCGTCGGCCAGTACTCCTGCTATCACTGCTGGGCTTCGGTATAGACTATATTATCCTGGCCCTCGCTCCTTCATATGGATGGCTTTTCATCGGTCGTGTTATCGCCGGTATGACCGGCGCCAGCTTCACTACCGCTACAGCCTATATTGCTGACGTGAGTATAGACGAAACTACCAGGGCCAAAAACTTTGGTATGATCGGCGCTGCCTTCGGCCTTGGTTTTGTGCTCGGTCCTGCACTGGGCGCCCTGCTCGCCCACTGGGGTATCAGAGCACCATTCTATGCAGCCGCAGTACTCTGTCTCCTGAACTGCCTGTACGGCTTCTTCCTGTTGCCGGAATCCCTCAAAAAAGAAAACCGCCGTCCTTTTCAGTGGTCCCGTGCCAATCCACTTGGATCATTAAAATTCCTGACTACACACCCTGAGATCGGCGGACTCGCATTTGCCTTCTTCCTGATCTATCTTGGTGCTCAGTCTGTACAGGGTAACTGGAACTTCTTCACCATTTACCGCTTCCAGTGGTCTGAGAAAATGGTCGGTATATCCCTCGCAATAGTAGGGGTACTCGTTGGCGCAGTGCAGGCAGGTCTTACCAGGATCATCATCCCCAAAATCGGTAATGAAAAAAGTATCTACCTCGGCTTATCACTATATTCACTCGGACTTGTATTATTTGCATTCGCCACACAAAGCTGGATGATGTTTGCCTTCCTTATTCCTTACTGTTTAGGGGGCATTTGCGGACCATCACTCCAATCCGTGATCTCCGGTCATGTACCACCCAATCAACAGGGAGAACTACAGGGCGCACTGACCAGTCTGATGAGTCTTACAACGATCGTTGGTCCGTTAATCATGAACGGTACTTTTGCTTATTTCACAACAGATAAAGCACCCTTCTATTTCCCGGGTATCCACTTCCTGATCGGCGCAGTATGTATGTTGCTGAGTATCGTTATTACGAATAAAGTACTGACAAGAGAGAAAAAGGATAACCCTGAACTGAGAAATGTGATTGCTGGCGCAGGAGATTTTAAAGATGCGCCAATGCATTGATGCATTATATCACCCTTAAAAGAGAAGAAGATGTATCAAAATAAATGAACATCCTTAGAATTACTTAAATGACTACCTGATTCCATCAGGTACCCGAATAAAGAGAGCCTGTATCTTACTTTTGATACAGGCTCTCTTTTTTATACAATGTTAAAGTTGAAATTTATTTAGCCTGCCTTTTTTTAGACAATCTTATAAGACAGTTCACCTGCGCAATAAACATTTCCGCATCTTCCTCTGAATGAATCACCCTTGAAAGATTAGTTTCACGTGGCGGCTTATCAGTATTAGTCGCAGCAGGAGCCTCAGTCTTATGCGTGACAAAGTTCCTATACTGCCTGATTTTTTCTTCAACGATTGAATCCATAGTATTAATTTATTAATAGAAAAATCTTATTCGTCTACACGAACACTCAGGAGATAAACTTCAACAAACGCGTAGCAACATTTCAGGTAAGATGACTCGTGCAAATAGCCGCCATCAGATGCAGAAAAACCGAAAGTAAGGAACATTTTTCGAATCAAAAAAATCTATCCTCCCGCTATTATTATTCACTTTCCAATAACATTTTCACATCGAATATTATCATTCTGCATTCTCTCAAAACCACTACCTTTATCAAAACAACTCCTTTGCATCCATTCACCAATATACGCCATCTCTACACACCTATTCAGCCTGCCATCAAACAATCAGCTGAACACGTCACCTATCGCGAATTCCTGCCACACAGCCAGCTTCAACCCTTCATTTACTGCTACTGGCAATTAAAAACTACCGCTCCTCTCTCCGAACAATTCAATTACCGTGTAGTCGCCGACGGATGCATCGATATCTTCTTCGAACTCAACAATCCCACTGACAACTACATCATGGGTTTCTGTAAAAAATATACAGCATTCGTCCTGGAAAATAACTTCAACTATGTTGGTATCCGTTTCCTCCCCACCATGTTTCCACAGCTGTTCAAAGTCAACGCCGCCGAACTAAGCAACCGCTTCGAACACCTGAGCGCAGTACATCCGGAGACAGCCGCATTTATTGCTACGCAACTCCATGATGCGTTGCAACCAGGGGATATCAGTCAGATCTTTGATCAGTATTTTTTACAGGTATTATCCAATGCAGCTATCGATGAAGATCCAAGACTATACAACGCACTCGCCCTCATCCTGGATAACTGCGGTGTTGTAGATATAGAAAAAGACCTGAATACCGGCATCAGTTCAAGACAACTACGCCGCTTATTCGGATTCTACATCGGTGATTCTGCAAAGACCTTCAGCAAGGTGGTCCGCTTCCAGCATATCCTGAAAGCAAAACCATCGGCGCAAAGCCTGCGACAGAATAAACTATTCTTTGATAGCGGTTACTACGATCAGGCACATTTCATCAAAGAGTTCAGAAACTTTTACGGCGTTACTCCTTCCAAAGCCTTCGGCAGATAAGTTGTCCGATTTTTACAATGTTCCGCAGCATGGATGTCTGAATTTTACAGGACTAAACCAGCAAAGATGAAACACTTGTTCACACTATTGGCTGTTCTGTTATTAACATCAGGCACTTATGCACAAAAACTCATTAAAACCAAACATACAATGAAACTGAACGCAGGCATTATTACAAACAAACTCGCGGAAAGCAAAGCATTCTATACAGACGTACTCGGCTTCGGTGTCACTTTTGAAAATGAATTCTACCTGCTGATGCACACACCGGATAAAAGCACAGAAATCAGCTTCCTGCTGCCGGAACATCCTTCACAACA contains the following coding sequences:
- a CDS encoding TCR/Tet family MFS transporter, coding for MQTTKQSAIGFIFITLLIDVMGWGLIIPVMADLIAQLKHIPVNQASTYGALLLSVFAITQFIFAPVVGNLSDKYGRRPVLLLSLLGFGIDYIILALAPSYGWLFIGRVIAGMTGASFTTATAYIADVSIDETTRAKNFGMIGAAFGLGFVLGPALGALLAHWGIRAPFYAAAVLCLLNCLYGFFLLPESLKKENRRPFQWSRANPLGSLKFLTTHPEIGGLAFAFFLIYLGAQSVQGNWNFFTIYRFQWSEKMVGISLAIVGVLVGAVQAGLTRIIIPKIGNEKSIYLGLSLYSLGLVLFAFATQSWMMFAFLIPYCLGGICGPSLQSVISGHVPPNQQGELQGALTSLMSLTTIVGPLIMNGTFAYFTTDKAPFYFPGIHFLIGAVCMLLSIVITNKVLTREKKDNPELRNVIAGAGDFKDAPMH
- a CDS encoding ComEC/Rec2 family competence protein — translated: MIQLTSFHKSTVIILLCFVIMQYGKAQTLTPWNKGNLDIHFINTGRGDCAFMIMPDGTTMLIDAGELNPVDARTRSARTVPLQPDTSQQAYAWIADYIKAVNPYAWIDYAMITHFHDDHFGGMYKTAPAAASGKYYLTGITGVGDRIPIRKLVDRGYPDYNYPIDLRKEIAKDVQQEDAELQQMANYIHFIDYQVATQGMKAERFKTGSKEQFVLIKDAKAYPAFHIRNIMSNGFVWNGAGEGVYNHFANTGGVLPDENNGGCGVRVQYGQFSMFFAADIQGIVNYGEPACADMESAVAPAVGRVDIATISHHGNRNALNVNYIQTLRPRVWIEQVWSSDHPGHEVLNRLTSRATNPYPHDLFATNMLEANKLVIGPALENAYKSTSGHIVIRVAPDGGSYRIFVLDSFKKGQQVKQEFGPYTAGSNQQ
- a CDS encoding VOC family protein; translation: MKHLFTLLAVLLLTSGTYAQKLIKTKHTMKLNAGIITNKLAESKAFYTDVLGFGVTFENEFYLLMHTPDKSTEISFLLPEHPSQQPLFQKPFQGQGMYLTIEVADVDSLYAAIKKKGIPVNIEIRNEAWGDRHFAIEDPNGVGIDIVHYQAPEK
- a CDS encoding DUF6597 domain-containing transcriptional factor, with protein sequence MHPFTNIRHLYTPIQPAIKQSAEHVTYREFLPHSQLQPFIYCYWQLKTTAPLSEQFNYRVVADGCIDIFFELNNPTDNYIMGFCKKYTAFVLENNFNYVGIRFLPTMFPQLFKVNAAELSNRFEHLSAVHPETAAFIATQLHDALQPGDISQIFDQYFLQVLSNAAIDEDPRLYNALALILDNCGVVDIEKDLNTGISSRQLRRLFGFYIGDSAKTFSKVVRFQHILKAKPSAQSLRQNKLFFDSGYYDQAHFIKEFRNFYGVTPSKAFGR